One genomic window of Leptospira perdikensis includes the following:
- the mpl17 gene encoding cell surface protein MPL17 encodes MKQIQFFALFSFLISFGFVGCNDSISQLNADPLESHPIEISIKQKAVGKYELELFLPKDFGFQMEAPHRIFLSGADGLKVTNADLKLKGPIHPKKPEYFEYLKPLTFQVEGKGKLQLDAKLFYCNFVKNICIPAKVNRSFSI; translated from the coding sequence ATGAAACAAATTCAGTTTTTTGCCTTATTCTCTTTTTTGATTTCTTTCGGATTTGTAGGTTGTAATGATTCTATCAGTCAATTGAATGCGGATCCCTTAGAATCACACCCCATTGAAATTTCCATCAAACAAAAAGCAGTTGGTAAATATGAATTAGAATTGTTTTTACCAAAGGACTTTGGATTTCAAATGGAAGCACCACATCGAATTTTTTTGTCTGGTGCTGATGGATTAAAAGTCACAAATGCAGATTTAAAACTGAAAGGGCCAATTCACCCTAAAAAACCAGAATACTTTGAATACTTAAAACCCTTAACCTTCCAAGTAGAAGGTAAGGGTAAATTACAATTAGATGCAAAATTATTCTATTGTAACTTTGTGAAAAACATTTGTATACCTGCTAAGGTTAACAGATCTTTTTCTATCTAA
- a CDS encoding O-methyltransferase codes for MKPRPSIYIPELESYIDSSLVYKPNPIFLEMEAYAKEKNIPIVTAATGSVLSHLVSLLSPSQVLELGTGLGYSTLWMAVGSPNSKFLTVDRHEEQASLLDEYAKKMGIWEQIHVKRITASVMEFLADRRDLWVGADLFFVDCDKITYPEIFRILWAEAKPGSSFLFDNMLWHGRVLHPDPKKPSDLAVMSLWDEVKSQVSRYTLYPVGDGLLFFQKDKK; via the coding sequence ATGAAACCGAGACCTAGTATCTACATTCCAGAACTCGAATCCTATATCGATTCTAGTTTGGTTTACAAACCAAATCCGATTTTTTTGGAGATGGAGGCCTATGCCAAAGAAAAGAACATTCCCATTGTGACAGCGGCAACAGGCTCTGTTTTATCTCATTTGGTGTCCTTATTATCACCGAGCCAAGTATTGGAACTGGGAACGGGTCTTGGGTATTCGACACTTTGGATGGCGGTAGGTTCCCCGAATTCGAAGTTTCTTACAGTGGATCGACATGAAGAGCAAGCCTCTCTTTTAGATGAATATGCAAAAAAAATGGGTATCTGGGAGCAAATCCATGTTAAACGGATCACTGCCTCTGTAATGGAATTCCTCGCAGACAGACGTGACCTGTGGGTGGGTGCCGATCTCTTTTTTGTTGATTGTGATAAAATTACCTACCCTGAAATCTTTCGTATCCTTTGGGCAGAGGCAAAACCTGGGTCTAGTTTTTTATTCGATAATATGTTGTGGCATGGCAGAGTGCTTCATCCTGATCCAAAGAAACCATCGGATTTGGCAGTCATGTCTCTTTGGGATGAGGTGAAATCCCAAGTTTCTCGTTATACTTTGTATCCAGTCGGAGATGGATTACTCTTTTTCCAAAAGGATAAAAAATAG
- a CDS encoding MBL fold metallo-hydrolase, with amino-acid sequence MLTASFEYKGTKFEGLSEGGIRTSIICPSLDFMFDFGFINPDKIHIGKILLSHAHLDHSCGIPYYVSQRSLRKLSVPKIYLPKSLEPKMSQILKLYSEIEGFDYECELIGLNFGDRVDLKPGYFFRPWESFHRVPSQGYTVYETKRKLKKEWTSLSSEEIRNKKDLGEDPTEEISVPFVSFSGDTKIEYVLENEDVRKSKILFMECTYYCDKRDVSRAREWGHTHFDEIIANASAFENEAIVLIHPSKRYSYRELNDILRKKVPPILKDRVSLFLPPKV; translated from the coding sequence ATGTTAACTGCCAGTTTCGAATACAAGGGAACCAAGTTTGAAGGTTTGTCTGAAGGAGGAATTCGGACATCCATCATCTGTCCTTCCCTTGACTTTATGTTCGATTTTGGATTTATCAATCCTGATAAAATCCACATCGGAAAAATTCTATTATCGCACGCTCATTTGGATCATTCTTGTGGGATTCCTTATTATGTGTCCCAAAGAAGTCTCCGTAAACTTTCCGTTCCCAAAATTTACCTCCCAAAGTCTCTAGAACCGAAGATGTCGCAAATTCTGAAACTATATTCCGAAATCGAAGGTTTTGATTATGAGTGTGAACTCATTGGTTTAAACTTTGGAGACCGAGTGGATTTAAAACCAGGATATTTTTTTAGACCGTGGGAAAGTTTCCATCGGGTTCCCTCCCAAGGTTATACAGTTTATGAAACCAAACGGAAGTTAAAGAAGGAATGGACAAGTCTTAGTTCAGAAGAAATTCGAAATAAAAAAGATCTGGGTGAAGATCCTACTGAGGAAATTTCTGTTCCCTTTGTTTCTTTTTCCGGGGATACAAAAATAGAATATGTATTAGAAAATGAAGATGTTCGCAAAAGTAAAATCCTGTTTATGGAATGCACATACTACTGTGATAAACGAGATGTAAGTCGGGCCCGGGAGTGGGGTCATACACATTTTGATGAAATCATCGCGAATGCCTCTGCTTTTGAAAATGAGGCTATCGTTCTCATTCATCCATCAAAACGTTATAGTTATCGCGAGTTAAATGATATCCTTCGTAAAAAAGTCCCTCCTATTTTAAAAGATCGTGTTTCTCTTTTTTTACCTCCCAAAGTATGA
- a CDS encoding PaaI family thioesterase, with amino-acid sequence MKSVAKKNLSFASSPDNADGLQLKITFDEDTKTAFGDYTCPEKYQGLPDQIHPGIISTILDEIMVKINEAMNFETTTGELTIRFLQPAKVNEPLHLRGWFVKKNKKIIENRAEIENEIGKIVARGKGKYIEAED; translated from the coding sequence ATGAAATCCGTTGCGAAAAAAAATCTCAGCTTTGCCTCCTCACCGGACAATGCAGACGGGTTGCAGTTAAAAATCACATTCGACGAAGACACGAAAACTGCCTTCGGTGATTACACCTGCCCCGAAAAATACCAGGGTTTACCGGATCAAATCCACCCAGGAATTATCTCTACCATCTTAGATGAAATCATGGTCAAGATCAATGAAGCGATGAATTTTGAAACCACTACGGGTGAATTGACAATTCGTTTTTTGCAACCTGCTAAAGTGAATGAACCATTACACTTACGCGGATGGTTTGTGAAAAAGAACAAAAAAATCATAGAAAACCGTGCTGAAATAGAAAATGAGATCGGCAAAATAGTGGCCCGCGGAAAAGGTAAATATATCGAAGCTGAAGACTGA
- a CDS encoding lipoprotein — protein MKQTLTRMILSFAIVTLVWNCKSKETKEVVTQAKDTENEVILEFTKAKEGFISESLFQVAVSSVLETESARTEEAKTIAEQKSLNLLKTYTIPNLSDKGRKELREISKEGKIVDKNVSVGGRYFFLYQIQKANLKRLVTKDLE, from the coding sequence ATGAAACAAACGCTAACAAGGATGATCCTTTCTTTCGCTATAGTAACTCTCGTTTGGAATTGTAAGTCCAAAGAAACCAAAGAAGTTGTGACACAAGCCAAAGATACTGAAAACGAAGTGATTCTAGAATTTACGAAAGCTAAGGAAGGGTTTATTTCTGAATCTTTATTCCAGGTTGCCGTTTCAAGTGTTCTAGAAACGGAATCGGCACGGACCGAAGAAGCAAAAACCATCGCCGAACAAAAATCGCTGAACTTATTAAAAACATATACCATCCCGAATCTTTCTGATAAGGGCAGGAAAGAACTTCGTGAGATTTCAAAAGAAGGCAAAATAGTCGATAAAAACGTGTCCGTTGGTGGAAGGTATTTTTTCTTATATCAAATTCAAAAAGCCAACTTAAAACGCCTTGTGACCAAAGACCTAGAATGA
- a CDS encoding M16 family metallopeptidase produces the protein MMSKLRIFFLCFSLQFLPLFSQDQFFGTSESQFREKIKTIRLDNGLTVVLMKRGTSPTVALYIKFLVGAVDETPEEAGTAHLLEHMLFKGTKTVGTTDFEKEEKYQKQIEVWGTELDDLKLKIRDLTTRGETIPPSLQEEADTLNRRLKNLIQLQDAFIVKNEDSYIYEQNGEVGFNAYTSQDVTNYQIQLPNNRIEVWAKIESDRLKHPILREYYTERDVVIEERRMRTDDSGAGVLREKFFSLAFESHPYRKPVIGYSTGLPFLKIEDTKTFFQKHYTPDRMVISVVGQFDFEETESIIRKYFSDLKPGKPRPTYKVEEKSFPGEKRFKVYHPSGSQMMVGFLKPPYPHKDNSSFDVLSTILTSGTGSRLYKRLVLEEKLAVSVGAANGYPGERYQNYFVFFIKPKEDAKPEAIEKIIWEELTKIKENGIPKEELDKVKNQMVSDFIKTLDENGSIADLLSYYQLLYGDWAGLFRQYTSIMKTSSNDIQLLIPTYLSKDKVVVGILEDVRKKSE, from the coding sequence ATGATGTCGAAATTACGAATCTTTTTCCTTTGTTTCTCACTACAATTTTTGCCTCTTTTCTCCCAGGACCAATTTTTTGGAACCTCTGAATCCCAGTTTCGTGAAAAGATAAAGACCATTCGTTTGGACAATGGACTTACCGTTGTGCTGATGAAACGGGGAACTTCTCCGACTGTCGCTCTATACATCAAATTTCTTGTGGGAGCCGTGGACGAAACTCCAGAAGAAGCAGGCACCGCCCATCTTTTAGAGCATATGCTTTTCAAAGGAACAAAGACTGTTGGAACCACCGACTTTGAAAAAGAAGAAAAATACCAAAAACAAATCGAAGTTTGGGGAACTGAACTTGATGATCTTAAATTAAAAATACGAGATCTTACCACACGTGGAGAAACCATTCCCCCTTCGTTACAAGAAGAGGCAGATACTTTAAACCGACGTTTAAAAAATCTGATTCAACTCCAAGATGCCTTTATTGTCAAAAATGAAGATTCATATATTTATGAACAAAATGGCGAGGTTGGGTTCAATGCTTATACTTCCCAAGATGTCACAAACTACCAAATCCAACTGCCTAATAACCGAATCGAAGTTTGGGCAAAAATTGAGTCCGATCGTTTGAAACATCCTATTTTACGAGAGTATTATACGGAACGAGATGTAGTGATTGAAGAACGTAGAATGCGAACTGATGATAGTGGAGCAGGTGTTCTGCGGGAAAAATTTTTCTCTTTGGCTTTCGAAAGTCATCCATATAGAAAACCTGTAATTGGTTATTCCACAGGTCTTCCCTTTTTAAAAATAGAAGATACAAAGACTTTCTTCCAAAAACACTACACTCCAGATCGAATGGTAATTTCGGTTGTGGGACAATTTGATTTTGAAGAAACGGAATCCATCATTCGTAAATATTTTTCAGATTTAAAACCAGGCAAACCAAGACCAACTTATAAAGTAGAAGAAAAGTCTTTCCCGGGTGAAAAACGATTCAAAGTGTATCACCCTTCCGGAAGTCAGATGATGGTGGGTTTTTTAAAACCTCCGTATCCACATAAAGATAATTCTTCTTTTGATGTATTGTCGACCATCCTTACTTCTGGAACAGGATCAAGGTTGTACAAACGCCTTGTTTTAGAAGAAAAATTAGCAGTCAGTGTGGGAGCGGCCAACGGTTATCCAGGGGAACGTTACCAAAACTACTTCGTTTTCTTTATCAAACCGAAAGAGGACGCCAAACCAGAAGCGATCGAAAAAATCATATGGGAAGAACTTACAAAAATTAAAGAAAACGGAATTCCAAAAGAAGAGTTGGATAAAGTAAAGAATCAAATGGTTTCCGATTTTATCAAAACCTTAGATGAAAATGGAAGTATTGCCGACTTACTTAGTTATTATCAGTTGTTATATGGAGATTGGGCGGGGCTTTTCCGTCAATACACATCAATTATGAAGACCTCATCAAACGACATTCAATTGCTCATTCCTACCTATCTTTCTAAAGATAAAGTTGTGGTTGGTATATTGGAAGACGTAAGGAAAAAATCAGAATGA
- a CDS encoding DNA methyltransferase produces MAGAGRLLKDSDKIVFGEFWTAKQRQGHPIHHTVSYRASFKPELPSFFMKEFLKKKNLVVYDPFGGRGTTAIQANIEGHVAVHNDIHPLSIFLASARQYVPKLEDLEKKLNSLDLEREVEDDPFDVNLLPFFHPKTLKEIKNLKKYMAEDLSVEMKFISLIALSRLHGHSTGFFSVYTFPQVSIPSEAQAKNNIKRGQTPEYRPIKPRIFQKMKRDLALPIPPFYHEFSKNNLYSLSSANSVPNLDSESVDLIVTSPPFLDKVDYEGDNWLRHWFLDIKKSKDRKLSIFSNISDWNEFIRSTLKESARVLKKGAYMVMEVGEVKKGNSILYLDEDVVRMAEGTGLVWNKTYVHTQNFTKLSNCWQVSNNEKGTNSNRCVVLRKVL; encoded by the coding sequence ATGGCAGGAGCAGGCAGACTATTAAAGGATTCCGATAAGATCGTATTTGGTGAGTTTTGGACAGCAAAACAACGTCAAGGACATCCAATTCATCATACAGTAAGTTATAGAGCATCATTCAAACCGGAACTTCCATCTTTCTTTATGAAGGAATTCCTAAAAAAGAAGAATCTGGTCGTTTATGATCCGTTTGGTGGAAGGGGAACAACAGCCATTCAGGCCAATATTGAAGGGCATGTGGCAGTTCATAATGACATCCATCCTTTGTCTATTTTTCTTGCGAGTGCGAGACAATATGTTCCTAAACTCGAAGATTTAGAGAAAAAGTTAAATTCTTTGGATTTAGAAAGAGAGGTGGAGGATGATCCCTTTGACGTGAACCTTCTTCCTTTTTTTCACCCGAAAACTTTAAAGGAAATCAAAAATCTAAAGAAATACATGGCAGAGGATCTTTCTGTCGAAATGAAATTTATTTCTCTTATCGCCTTGTCACGGTTACATGGTCATAGCACTGGATTTTTTTCTGTTTATACGTTTCCGCAAGTTTCTATTCCTTCGGAAGCCCAAGCAAAGAACAATATCAAACGGGGACAAACTCCAGAATATCGGCCGATCAAACCCAGAATTTTTCAAAAGATGAAAAGAGATTTGGCACTTCCCATTCCACCGTTCTACCATGAATTCTCTAAAAACAATTTGTATTCACTAAGTTCGGCAAATTCTGTTCCGAATTTAGATTCTGAATCAGTCGATTTGATTGTGACTTCCCCACCTTTCCTCGATAAGGTGGACTATGAGGGCGATAATTGGTTGCGTCACTGGTTTTTGGACATTAAAAAATCGAAAGATCGAAAACTGAGTATTTTTAGTAATATCAGTGATTGGAATGAATTCATTCGTTCCACCTTAAAGGAATCGGCAAGGGTTCTTAAAAAAGGCGCTTACATGGTAATGGAAGTAGGGGAAGTCAAAAAAGGGAATTCCATTCTGTATTTGGATGAAGATGTGGTAAGAATGGCTGAAGGGACCGGTCTTGTTTGGAACAAAACCTATGTCCATACGCAAAATTTTACAAAACTTTCCAATTGTTGGCAAGTTTCCAATAACGAAAAAGGCACAAATTCCAACCGTTGTGTGGTTTTACGAAAAGTTTTGTAA
- a CDS encoding PilZ domain-containing protein, which yields MEKEIKDPDGILKVITALFGKLPAYIINAEKEYPVKIIALKNKALIINTNLKFPNRDRVLTVVHNGSKFFAHFIVAGGDGNGIEILTPVKIQIAAATRQGARVEASQIQTGLVVTNIINVNDVSKAIGFDDKKVDAILLAYRTKLAKAFPQSSIFFAGRMDNRLRLMHHYDKDIFIIDRKEKSTASPAFFPFDEYLRIFDNSKIPDTYTSEICVPIKYKGYVHLGYVQVLSEKPLDFEIYKQIQTFSNAVSRDIISTGVFQESRDVCQVMDLSMGGISFIHAPSRSFSRSVTLNGTILFDLNLEEGKRVTIRGIIKNIRNQETNFRVGCQFYNLTEKDVEVLEGFLNTGKEEETSEEQPLTGTNENGDLEATSEPSEESTVVGAVDEPGDPFAQTMEPESDFPSEEPLPEP from the coding sequence ATGGAAAAGGAAATCAAAGACCCCGATGGTATTCTGAAAGTAATTACCGCACTTTTCGGTAAACTTCCTGCATACATTATCAATGCAGAAAAAGAATATCCCGTAAAAATCATTGCCTTAAAAAATAAAGCCCTTATCATCAATACTAACCTAAAGTTTCCCAATCGGGATCGTGTTCTCACTGTTGTCCACAATGGTAGTAAGTTTTTTGCTCATTTCATTGTAGCGGGTGGGGATGGAAACGGTATCGAAATATTAACTCCTGTCAAAATCCAAATCGCAGCGGCGACAAGACAAGGGGCTCGGGTGGAAGCCAGTCAAATCCAAACAGGACTTGTTGTTACCAATATCATCAACGTAAACGACGTATCGAAAGCAATCGGATTTGATGATAAAAAAGTAGATGCCATCCTTCTTGCCTATAGAACCAAACTAGCAAAGGCATTTCCTCAATCTTCCATCTTCTTTGCTGGACGTATGGACAATCGCCTTCGTCTAATGCACCACTACGATAAAGATATTTTTATCATTGATCGTAAGGAGAAGTCGACTGCATCACCTGCTTTTTTTCCATTTGATGAATACTTAAGAATTTTCGATAATTCTAAAATTCCTGATACCTATACTTCTGAAATTTGTGTTCCGATCAAATATAAAGGTTATGTTCACCTTGGTTATGTCCAAGTTTTATCTGAAAAACCCCTCGACTTTGAAATTTATAAACAAATCCAAACCTTTTCGAATGCGGTCAGCCGTGACATCATTAGCACGGGTGTTTTCCAAGAATCAAGAGATGTCTGTCAGGTAATGGACTTAAGTATGGGGGGGATTAGTTTTATCCATGCACCTTCCCGTTCTTTTTCTAGGTCAGTCACTTTGAATGGAACTATCCTTTTTGATTTAAATTTAGAAGAGGGAAAACGTGTCACCATTCGCGGAATTATCAAAAACATCCGAAACCAAGAAACAAACTTCCGGGTTGGATGTCAGTTCTACAACCTAACAGAGAAAGACGTAGAAGTATTAGAAGGTTTCTTGAATACAGGAAAAGAAGAAGAAACGTCTGAAGAACAGCCGTTGACAGGGACAAATGAAAATGGAGATCTAGAAGCCACTTCCGAACCGTCCGAGGAATCGACTGTTGTAGGCGCTGTGGATGAACCTGGTGATCCTTTTGCTCAAACAATGGAGCCAGAGTCAGATTTTCCTTCAGAGGAACCTCTCCCTGAACCTTAA
- a CDS encoding N-acetylmuramoyl-L-alanine amidase, which yields MVFLSFSRFRKFLLFPLIVLFSLPLGSVPVFRIVVDPGHGGIAKDPKTQHGDKYDSVTQTYLETYKQGTEHGNITERKVVLDLAKEVHRVLKLTETEAGWKEFEGYLKLFSKKTDFPRVTLESKLTRESSFDDDPSSDDPNAAYRLYDFPDPKTGVRRKGRLSKINELKPHLVLSLHLNPASKGQTGGMGAVLTPGFKTFSQIKKISEKKKSQNSFVNGPWSEWLIFQSGWSKLENATADTWIYLHGYWSKKSGKETDVSKFEGYRQNMVSWKYADDANWEKQIGKPGPYATNHEDFLETGKFWEREKGKKEEWRREGGKEGFGGDNHYVTKELMRFVQYGLPVQLKEKNSPYPELGPIQKPYISTYSLPTYTNALCAFIEIGYVNRNRDIKYLTQNKKETAISLAVGIYSLFVGLDVKKIPSLPYNPKGKKVNLERYETYFDDVL from the coding sequence GTGGTCTTTTTATCTTTTTCTCGCTTCCGTAAATTTCTTCTTTTCCCACTGATTGTTTTGTTTTCCTTACCTTTAGGATCGGTGCCTGTCTTTCGGATTGTGGTGGATCCGGGACATGGTGGTATTGCCAAAGATCCCAAAACACAACATGGGGACAAATATGATAGTGTCACTCAGACCTATTTGGAAACCTATAAACAAGGAACAGAACACGGAAATATCACCGAAAGAAAAGTCGTCCTTGATTTAGCAAAAGAAGTACACCGCGTTTTAAAACTTACAGAAACCGAGGCGGGTTGGAAGGAATTCGAAGGTTATCTCAAACTGTTTTCTAAAAAAACGGATTTTCCAAGAGTCACATTGGAAAGTAAACTCACACGCGAATCTTCCTTTGATGATGATCCGAGCTCCGATGATCCAAATGCCGCTTATCGGTTGTACGATTTTCCTGACCCAAAAACAGGTGTTCGTCGGAAAGGGAGATTGTCCAAAATCAATGAACTAAAACCCCATTTAGTCTTGTCACTCCATTTGAATCCGGCAAGTAAAGGCCAAACAGGAGGGATGGGAGCGGTTCTCACTCCTGGTTTCAAAACATTTTCCCAAATCAAAAAAATTTCTGAAAAGAAAAAATCACAAAACAGTTTTGTCAATGGTCCTTGGTCGGAATGGTTGATTTTTCAATCCGGTTGGTCCAAATTAGAAAATGCCACGGCGGACACTTGGATTTATCTTCACGGGTATTGGTCTAAAAAAAGTGGTAAGGAAACTGATGTTTCTAAGTTTGAAGGATACCGCCAAAATATGGTTAGTTGGAAGTATGCGGATGATGCCAATTGGGAAAAACAAATTGGAAAACCAGGACCTTATGCTACAAACCACGAAGATTTTTTGGAAACAGGAAAGTTTTGGGAGAGGGAAAAAGGAAAAAAAGAAGAATGGAGAAGGGAAGGTGGGAAAGAAGGTTTTGGCGGTGACAACCATTATGTAACAAAGGAACTGATGCGTTTTGTTCAATATGGATTACCAGTCCAATTAAAAGAAAAAAATTCTCCTTATCCGGAACTTGGCCCCATCCAAAAACCCTATATTTCTACTTATAGTTTACCAACCTATACCAATGCCCTTTGTGCTTTTATCGAAATTGGTTACGTAAATCGTAATCGCGATATCAAATACCTAACTCAAAATAAAAAAGAAACTGCTATTTCACTGGCTGTTGGTATTTACTCTTTGTTTGTTGGTTTGGATGTAAAAAAAATACCTTCTCTCCCTTACAATCCTAAGGGTAAAAAAGTAAACCTAGAAAGGTATGAAACTTATTTTGATGATGTTTTATAA
- a CDS encoding M16 family metallopeptidase codes for MKRIYIILLTFCFSTISAREMGDFVRDLQFKPLVFEVPEISSIKQTSGVEIFSLKNAEFPIVYADIYVYHGKKHLGKRPVEIARLLEDSWELSGSATYPKEKFLETLEFYGASFSVSIDYEKTVFSITYLKSTEKEVLPVLKSFFATPNLDESLMVTTKGKLGEEIKRRNDNPTALGSRKAKESLFRGTIAGTSMQLPSMESLKLTDLIQFQKEILAEPKRRFLVTGDFDLKSWENFFPNLVEESKQRESETITPSILSENIKKEGKQIRLVTKDVNQTFISMLGVLPEHNHPDFYAIQVLNYIIGAGGFNSYYMREIRNNRGLAYSAGSNTEFQENYGTIQFFAMTKTESAKEVLSLMRELIQPKLIDSLTEEELVRAKNAIINQFVFQFEDDKRTLASEVRRRDHKMPEGYLQNFRKEIDRLTLSDLKRVGKLYFQADKLIVTVVGPKSLESTFQGSVKVLNPED; via the coding sequence ATGAAACGTATTTATATAATTTTATTAACTTTTTGTTTTTCGACGATCTCTGCTCGGGAGATGGGCGATTTTGTTCGGGATTTACAATTCAAACCCCTGGTTTTTGAAGTTCCTGAAATTTCATCCATTAAACAAACATCAGGTGTAGAAATTTTTTCACTCAAAAATGCTGAGTTTCCTATTGTCTATGCGGACATTTACGTTTACCATGGGAAAAAACATTTAGGCAAACGTCCTGTTGAAATTGCCAGATTGTTAGAGGATAGTTGGGAGTTATCTGGATCTGCTACCTATCCAAAAGAGAAGTTTTTAGAAACACTCGAGTTTTATGGTGCTTCTTTTTCGGTTTCTATCGATTACGAAAAAACAGTTTTTAGCATTACCTACTTAAAATCTACAGAGAAGGAAGTTCTTCCTGTATTGAAATCTTTTTTTGCCACACCAAATTTAGATGAATCCTTGATGGTGACAACGAAAGGAAAACTAGGTGAGGAAATCAAACGTAGAAATGATAACCCTACCGCACTTGGGTCAAGGAAAGCTAAAGAGTCACTATTTCGCGGTACCATCGCTGGGACTTCGATGCAACTACCTTCTATGGAATCACTGAAACTTACAGACCTCATTCAGTTCCAAAAAGAAATTTTAGCTGAACCTAAACGGAGATTCCTTGTCACTGGTGACTTTGATCTGAAGTCTTGGGAGAATTTTTTCCCGAATTTGGTAGAAGAATCAAAACAAAGAGAATCGGAAACCATCACCCCCTCTATATTGTCTGAAAACATAAAAAAAGAGGGAAAACAAATCCGTTTGGTAACTAAAGATGTAAACCAAACCTTCATCTCAATGTTAGGTGTTCTTCCCGAACACAACCATCCTGATTTTTATGCCATCCAGGTTTTGAATTATATCATTGGGGCTGGTGGATTTAACTCTTATTATATGAGAGAAATTCGAAATAATAGGGGACTTGCCTATTCGGCAGGCAGTAATACAGAATTCCAAGAAAATTATGGAACCATCCAGTTTTTTGCCATGACAAAAACCGAATCGGCAAAGGAAGTTCTTTCACTTATGCGTGAACTCATTCAACCAAAGTTAATTGATTCGTTAACAGAAGAAGAACTCGTTCGTGCAAAAAACGCAATCATCAATCAATTCGTTTTTCAATTTGAAGATGATAAACGAACTCTTGCCAGTGAAGTGAGAAGGCGTGATCATAAAATGCCTGAAGGATATTTACAAAATTTCAGAAAAGAAATTGATCGTTTAACGCTTTCTGACTTAAAACGAGTAGGCAAACTTTATTTCCAAGCGGACAAGTTAATCGTAACTGTTGTAGGACCAAAATCTTTAGAATCTACTTTTCAGGGATCTGTTAAGGTTTTGAACCCGGAAGATTGA
- a CDS encoding RluA family pseudouridine synthase has protein sequence MTSYQSLIRYPYAGRTVFEFLTTKFPYHDPEEWAFLLGENRVKVQGEVATPHLVLREGDTLTYEPIPGRIKEPDVDTNYTILKETSEFLFIDKPGNLPMHPAGRYRTQTLLNLLEMVYPTVIPVHRLDRETSGIVIFAKTEDSRTWLQKKFESRVVKKEYLAVVRGRMEAEVSLEGFIGRDLDSAIRKKMKFSPLEFLDSKSVSTHFIPIDYNESQNISLVLIRPLTGRIHQIRASLLYLGFPILGDKLYGPRETMFLDFVQSGLTPALLVELGFERQLLHAHSISYVDERVQREIRVQSNPQTEILSFFPNVKTMSHRF, from the coding sequence ATGACTTCTTATCAATCATTGATTCGATACCCTTATGCGGGTAGGACGGTCTTTGAATTCCTTACCACTAAATTTCCCTACCATGATCCTGAAGAGTGGGCATTTTTACTCGGAGAGAACCGTGTTAAAGTCCAGGGCGAAGTGGCAACTCCCCATTTAGTTCTTCGGGAGGGAGATACCTTAACCTATGAACCCATTCCTGGCCGGATCAAGGAACCGGATGTGGATACGAATTATACAATCTTAAAGGAAACAAGTGAGTTTCTTTTTATTGATAAACCTGGTAACTTACCCATGCACCCGGCAGGGAGGTACCGAACTCAGACCTTACTGAATCTATTGGAGATGGTTTATCCCACAGTGATTCCCGTACACAGACTTGACCGAGAAACTTCAGGGATTGTGATCTTTGCAAAAACGGAAGATAGTCGTACTTGGTTACAAAAAAAATTTGAATCGAGAGTTGTGAAAAAAGAATATTTGGCAGTGGTTCGGGGGAGGATGGAAGCGGAAGTTTCTTTGGAAGGGTTTATCGGTCGGGATTTGGATTCCGCCATTCGAAAGAAAATGAAGTTTTCTCCGCTCGAGTTTCTTGATTCCAAATCAGTATCTACCCATTTTATACCCATTGATTATAATGAGTCACAAAATATTAGTTTGGTGCTTATTCGGCCATTGACAGGAAGGATCCATCAAATTCGGGCAAGTTTACTCTATTTAGGTTTTCCCATCCTTGGTGATAAATTGTACGGTCCAAGAGAAACTATGTTTTTGGATTTTGTTCAGTCAGGCCTTACTCCTGCTTTACTTGTAGAACTCGGATTCGAACGTCAACTTCTTCACGCACATAGCATAAGTTATGTGGACGAAAGAGTCCAGAGGGAAATAAGAGTCCAATCGAATCCGCAGACTGAGATCCTTTCCTTCTTCCCTAATGTAAAGACTATGTCCCATAGGTTTTAA